The genomic interval CGAATTCAAAGGATTCAAAATTCATGCGGATGATCCGGTGCGCTTCCACCCCGCTTTTTTTCAGGTGCGCTTCAAAAAGGGAAAGTAGGGTGGATTTTCCACAGCGACGGATACCTGTAATCACCTTGATCAGGGGTTTATCTTTGAACTGTATGAGCTTTGTCAGGTAAAGATCTCTTTTTTTCATGCATCCTCCTTTTTTTAGATAATACCTGAAAACAAGATGCAAAAAAACAAATTTTTCGATTATAACCGAAAAACTTTACAGATCGGGATTTCAGTGTGATGGGCCCTTGCCAAAAGTCGCCGCAAAGCCCCACGCTTTAGCCATGGGGAGATTCAGTTCGGGATAGCCCTCACCTGTAAGCGTCTTGAGGTTTTTTCTATGGCCTACCGGGTATGGAATACGATAATATGGCTCAGACTACAGGAATACAGAAATTGCAGCTTAGAAAACCCAAAAAAAAGCGGGAGTGGTATGAGGGATCAAAAAAAAGGCATTCCCAGAATAGAATCTTTAAAGGTTCTGAATTACAGGGCTTTAAAAGCAATCACCCTGGACGGACACCCGTGACACCATGAAACACCTTATTTACTGCGCAGTCCTGCTCATGGGGTTCAGCGGAATAACGGCAGAAATACTCCTTATCCGCGAACTTCTCAGTGTTTTTTCCGGCAATGAGCTTTCCATTGCCATGGTACTGGCAAACTGGCTGCTTTTTGAGGCTGCCGGATGTCTGCTGGCAGGAATAAAAAAGGAAGGGACTGGAAAAAGCATCAGGAATTTTGTTCTCCTGACCTTCCTGTTCTGCAGCTCACTTCTGGCGACAATTCCCCTGATTCGCATAGTGAAAAACATCATGGGCATTGCCATTGGCGAAAGCATGGGCCTTTATGCCATGTTCGTTACCTCTTTTCTCATCCTCATGCCCGCCGGAATGCTGCACGGGGCACTTTTCACCCTGAGCTGCCGCCTGCTTTCCCATTTCCATAATGAAAAGAAAAATCTTGGCGGACGGGTATATGGTCTTGAAATCCTTGGAACCATAGCCGGTGGAGTGGTCTGCACCTGGCTTCTGATCCCCTGGGGTCATACCCTTAAGACTGTTTCATTTATTTTTCTTTTTAATATGGCTGTCTGCCTTGCCCTTGTGCTGCTGATGTATAAAAAGGATTCCTCCTGCAGAAAAACAGCTTTCTGGATCACTCCCGTTTTCTGCTGCCTGATCTGGCTGATATTCAGCGGCCAGATCCAGCGCATCCATGAGATCAGCATCCAGGCCCAGTGGCAGCCCCACAGGCTTGAGGTCTGCCGGAATTCGCCCTACGGCAGTCTCTGCGTGCTGGAAAACAAGGGGCAATACCTCTTTTTTCAGGACGGCGTACCGGTTTTGATCACACCCATTCCGGATATCCCCTTTGTTGAAAAACTTGCCCACCTGCCCCTTCTGGCCCATCCTTCACCGTCCCATATCATGATACTGGGAGGTGGTGCAGGAGGACTTATTACTGAAATCCTCAAACATCCCGGTGTGAAAAGCATTGATTATACAGAGCTTGATCCCATGCTGTTTGAACTTCTGGACATTTTTAGTACCCCCCTCACGCAGGCCGAACTTAAACGGCCCGAGGTCAGGATTCACGCAGCGGACGGCCGTCTTTTTCTGGCATCCAGCGATACTTTCTATGATCTTGTTTTTACAGGAGTATCAGAACCCGGCACCCTTCAGACCAACAGGTATTTCACAAAAGAGTTTTTTACCCTTGCGCAAAGGAGGCTGAAACCCGAGGGCATACTGGTTCTGACTCTGCCCGGTTCCATGGGATATCAGAACAGGGAGCTTAAGGATCTTGGCAGCAGCATTTTTCATACCCTTGGTGAGGTCTTTCCCTTTATCCGGGTTCTCCCCGGAGATGGGAAAAAGATTTTTCTGGCTTCGCCATCCGCAGATATTCTGGAGCTGAACGCAGAAAAGGCCCTGAAAGTACTGGAGGAAAGGGGCATGGGAGCTATGCAGGCCCTGCCATGGCACATTGAACAGCCGCTGCATGAAGGCTGGGCGAACTGGTTTCAGCACTTCGTAAAAGATGCCAGTACAAAAATAAATGAAGACTTCAGGCCTGTGGGCATGTTTTACAGCATAGCCTACTGGAACTCCCTTTATGCCCCTGACTTTGGGCGTTTTTATGGAAAACTTGAGCATATCCGCATGGATGGCATCATTCTATTCCTCTTACCCCTTCTGCTGGCTTCCGGTCTTCACATGGCCTTCTCCCCCAGAAAAATCCGCTCTTTCATACCCCTTGCGGTTTTTTCCACCGGTACATGCGCCATGCTCTTCACCCTTATTCTTATCTTTGCCTTTCAGTCTGTTTATGGCTATATTTTTTCATGGATCGGCCTGTTAATTGCTTTTTTCATGGCCGGATCCGCCCTTGCAGTTCCCGTTGCAGAAAAATGGATGAAGTCCATACCACAAACCTTTTCCCTTTTTTATAAAACAGAAATTGCATTGGCAGGCCTTCTCTGTCTTCTCCCCCTTTTTATTAAAGGTGTGCAGTTTCTGGTAAATCAGGCGGAGATGACAGGAGCCGCCAATCTTCTTTTTCTCCTGCTGGCCCTGAGCTGCGGCTTTATCACGGGAATTCAGTTTCCTTTGGCCAACCGGCTTTATCTTGAAGAAAAAAATGATGAGAGCAGAACCGCAGCACTCTTTTATGGATCTGACCTTCTGGGTGGCTGGCTGGGGGGTATGGCCGGAGGCGTACTGCTTCTCCCTGTTCTCGGGCTGTATGCCACCTGCATGGTCATGCTTACATTAAAACTGGGACTTTTTCTGACAGCTTTATTTCTGAAGTTTTTCTATCTTCCCTGGAGGTGAATAATGGATAATTTTTTCCACACCTGCCTTACCCGAAGGGCCTTTATGGAAAAAACAGCAAAGGTCTGTCTGAAAGCAGGACTATCTTTCATTTTTTTTAAAGGTTTTCCTGCAGATGCTTCGGATTCACGGGTATTGTCTGCCTCTAAAGGCAAAGAGAAAAAGCCCTCAGCTTCTGAACCGGTATACCTGAAGCTCCACAAAAGCGGAGAGCTTGCAGAAAGGGCCGCTGCCCTTGAATCCATGATGAAAGAATGCAGGCTCTGCCCGAGGCAGTGCGGGGCAGACCGTATCAGTGGCGGAAAGGGCTTCTGTAAGGCTCCGGGCATGTTGCCGGTCATTGCATCTGCAAATCCCCATTTCGGAGAAGAAAGACCCCTTGTGGGCAGGGGAGGATCAGGTACCATTTTCTTCTCCCACTGCAATCTGCGCTGTGTATTCTGTCAGAACTGGGAAATCAGCCATGCCGGGCGGGGAGCAGGACACAGCCTTGAAAATCTGGCGGACAGGATGCTTGCCATGCAAAAGGCGGGCTGTCATAACATCAATCTTGTCACGCCTACCCATTATTCGGCCGCCATTCTGAGGGCTTTGGATCTGGCAGCAAAAAAAGGGCTTTGCCTTCCTGTGGTTTACAATACTTCCGGATGGGAAAGGGCTGAAGTGCTTTCTCTGCTGGATGGAGTCGTGGATATTTATCTTCCGGATTTCAAATTCAAAGACAGCTCCATATCATCGGATTATGCTGCCGGTGCTGACAGCTACGGAGAAATTACAGCCAGAGCCATACTGGAAATGCAAAGGCAGGTGGGCACCGCCCTTCCTGAATCCGATGGTATTATGAAAAAAGGCCTGATGATACGGCACCTTGTAATGCCGGGCCATACCAAGGATTCCGTCAGAATTATTGAGTGGATTGCAAGGAATCTTCCGGAAAACACCTATGTCAATATCATGGCCCAGTATAATCCTGCCTATAAAGCCTTTGATCATCCTGAAATTGCACGGCGCATTTCCACTGAAGAATACAGGGAAGTGGTCAGGGCCGCAGAAAAGGCAGGCCTTGTCAATCTCGATGTACGGGGAAGCTGGTGGTTGAGATGAGACCGGCCCTCCCCCAAAAGAAAGCTGGAGCCATATGAGAACGATGCAGGAAATAAACCAGATCATCAGAGAACTGGACCATCAGATTGCCGACGATCTTGAAGACCAGGATCTGGACTTCAAACAGTGGGATACCAAAAGCATGGACAAGGCCGTGAAAAAAGTCGTGCAAATGGCAATCTGCATGGCCAATGGCGGTGGTGGCACCGTCGTTTTCGGCGTAGCTGAAAAAGTAAAGGGCCAGGGTCGCGCAATCCTTGGGGTACCACCTGAAGTGGATATCAACATTCTGAAAAAGTCCGTCTATGATCAGACCGATCCTAAAATCATGCCCGTTTTCGAAGAACTTCGAGTATCCGAAGGAACCGGGCGTC from Desulfobotulus mexicanus carries:
- a CDS encoding radical SAM protein, giving the protein MDNFFHTCLTRRAFMEKTAKVCLKAGLSFIFFKGFPADASDSRVLSASKGKEKKPSASEPVYLKLHKSGELAERAAALESMMKECRLCPRQCGADRISGGKGFCKAPGMLPVIASANPHFGEERPLVGRGGSGTIFFSHCNLRCVFCQNWEISHAGRGAGHSLENLADRMLAMQKAGCHNINLVTPTHYSAAILRALDLAAKKGLCLPVVYNTSGWERAEVLSLLDGVVDIYLPDFKFKDSSISSDYAAGADSYGEITARAILEMQRQVGTALPESDGIMKKGLMIRHLVMPGHTKDSVRIIEWIARNLPENTYVNIMAQYNPAYKAFDHPEIARRISTEEYREVVRAAEKAGLVNLDVRGSWWLR
- a CDS encoding spermidine synthase codes for the protein MKHLIYCAVLLMGFSGITAEILLIRELLSVFSGNELSIAMVLANWLLFEAAGCLLAGIKKEGTGKSIRNFVLLTFLFCSSLLATIPLIRIVKNIMGIAIGESMGLYAMFVTSFLILMPAGMLHGALFTLSCRLLSHFHNEKKNLGGRVYGLEILGTIAGGVVCTWLLIPWGHTLKTVSFIFLFNMAVCLALVLLMYKKDSSCRKTAFWITPVFCCLIWLIFSGQIQRIHEISIQAQWQPHRLEVCRNSPYGSLCVLENKGQYLFFQDGVPVLITPIPDIPFVEKLAHLPLLAHPSPSHIMILGGGAGGLITEILKHPGVKSIDYTELDPMLFELLDIFSTPLTQAELKRPEVRIHAADGRLFLASSDTFYDLVFTGVSEPGTLQTNRYFTKEFFTLAQRRLKPEGILVLTLPGSMGYQNRELKDLGSSIFHTLGEVFPFIRVLPGDGKKIFLASPSADILELNAEKALKVLEERGMGAMQALPWHIEQPLHEGWANWFQHFVKDASTKINEDFRPVGMFYSIAYWNSLYAPDFGRFYGKLEHIRMDGIILFLLPLLLASGLHMAFSPRKIRSFIPLAVFSTGTCAMLFTLILIFAFQSVYGYIFSWIGLLIAFFMAGSALAVPVAEKWMKSIPQTFSLFYKTEIALAGLLCLLPLFIKGVQFLVNQAEMTGAANLLFLLLALSCGFITGIQFPLANRLYLEEKNDESRTAALFYGSDLLGGWLGGMAGGVLLLPVLGLYATCMVMLTLKLGLFLTALFLKFFYLPWR